Proteins found in one Corynebacterium canis genomic segment:
- a CDS encoding SulP family inorganic anion transporter has translation MDSGVPSGPPGPIRDLMSSLGGGEPNPPARAQSAVGFAVLRGYQRRWLRFDVLAGITVAAYLVPQVMAYATIAGLPPVVGLWSAIVPLVLYAFVGTSRCMSVGPESTTALMTAAGIAALAGPNANAERTAQMAALLALTVGAVAIVGFIMRLGFISEFLSKPVLVGYLAGVAVLMVLSQLDTITKIDARGDHDLVAAWDLVRRLGEAHLPTLLLAAGCIVALVLLFRFLPTWPAPLIVIVVSTAIVWAAGLDEQGVKVIGELPRGVPNLGLPALGDINVVALLNAAIGITVVAYSDNMLTARAFRRGKEPRIDANQERLALGLVNIGTGLTGGFPVSSSGSRTVLARVMHARTQVYSLVAAAAVVLTLLFLAPALSHFPAASLGAIVIVAAGKLIDPGEWIRIARFRTSELLLALTTAVAVATLGVLEGIAIAVALSIIDLLRRLTKPNDGVLGYVDGLAGMHNVVDYDVAKQVPGLLVYRYDSPLFFANADDFVTRALAAIDAAPSRVRWFLLNAEANVEIDLTAIDAVNELRKQLKRRGIVFAMARVKRELFRQFEDAGVIDRVGRDRIFPTLPAGVQGYADWVLEQRKLRGE, from the coding sequence ATGGATAGCGGCGTGCCTTCGGGCCCACCTGGGCCTATTCGAGATTTGATGTCTTCGCTCGGCGGCGGGGAGCCGAATCCTCCTGCGCGCGCCCAGAGCGCTGTGGGGTTTGCGGTTTTGCGGGGCTATCAGCGTCGCTGGTTGCGTTTCGACGTCCTGGCTGGCATCACCGTCGCAGCTTACCTAGTGCCCCAGGTCATGGCGTATGCCACGATCGCCGGGTTGCCGCCGGTGGTTGGCCTGTGGTCGGCGATTGTTCCGTTGGTTCTGTATGCGTTTGTGGGGACTTCGCGGTGCATGTCGGTGGGCCCGGAGTCCACGACGGCATTGATGACGGCCGCGGGTATCGCGGCGCTGGCGGGACCGAACGCGAATGCGGAACGGACCGCGCAGATGGCGGCCTTATTGGCGCTAACGGTAGGCGCGGTCGCGATCGTGGGTTTTATTATGCGGCTGGGCTTTATCTCGGAATTTCTTTCGAAACCGGTGCTGGTCGGCTATCTGGCGGGCGTGGCCGTGTTGATGGTGCTCAGCCAGCTGGACACCATCACCAAGATTGATGCGCGGGGCGATCATGACCTGGTGGCCGCCTGGGACCTAGTCCGACGCCTAGGGGAAGCGCACCTGCCCACATTGCTCTTGGCGGCGGGATGCATTGTGGCCCTAGTCTTATTGTTTCGGTTTTTGCCAACCTGGCCGGCCCCGCTCATTGTGATCGTGGTTTCCACGGCAATCGTGTGGGCCGCGGGCCTGGATGAGCAGGGCGTCAAGGTCATCGGGGAGCTGCCCCGCGGGGTGCCGAACTTGGGCCTGCCCGCGCTTGGCGATATCAATGTGGTGGCGTTGCTCAATGCGGCGATCGGGATCACGGTGGTGGCGTATTCGGACAATATGCTGACGGCGCGCGCGTTTCGCCGGGGCAAGGAGCCGCGCATCGATGCGAACCAGGAGCGTTTGGCGTTGGGCCTGGTGAATATCGGTACGGGCCTTACCGGCGGGTTCCCGGTGAGTTCCAGCGGGAGCCGGACGGTGCTGGCGCGGGTGATGCACGCGCGGACGCAAGTGTATTCGCTGGTTGCCGCCGCCGCGGTGGTGCTCACCCTGCTGTTTTTGGCGCCCGCGCTATCGCATTTCCCGGCGGCGTCGCTTGGCGCGATCGTGATCGTGGCGGCGGGGAAGCTGATCGATCCGGGTGAATGGATTCGCATCGCAAGGTTTCGCACTAGCGAGCTATTGTTGGCGCTCACTACGGCCGTCGCGGTGGCCACGCTGGGCGTCCTGGAGGGGATCGCCATCGCCGTGGCATTGAGCATTATTGATCTGCTGCGCCGCCTGACCAAGCCTAACGATGGGGTGCTCGGGTACGTGGATGGCTTGGCGGGGATGCACAACGTGGTGGATTACGACGTCGCAAAGCAAGTGCCTGGTTTGCTGGTGTATCGCTATGACTCGCCGCTGTTTTTCGCAAACGCTGACGACTTTGTTACGCGCGCTTTGGCGGCTATCGACGCCGCGCCCTCCCGCGTGCGGTGGTTTTTGCTCAACGCCGAGGCGAACGTGGAGATTGATCTGACGGCTATCGACGCTGTGAATGAGCTGCGAAAGCAATTAAAACGGCGCGGCATCGTGTTCGCCATGGCGCGGGTCAAACGGGAGCTGTTTCGGCAGTTTGAAGACGCCGGTGTGATCGATCGTGTGGGGCGGGACCGCATCTTCCCTACCCTCCCCGCAGGTGTGCAAGGGTACGCCGATTGGGTGCTTGAGCAGCGGAAACTCCGCGGAGAGTGA
- a CDS encoding exodeoxyribonuclease VII small subunit: protein MNNIGSGTPQPFTPVDELSYEAARDELVEIVKILELGQMSLDESLAFWERGEALAKRCEEHLAGARARVEEAIGRAEAD, encoded by the coding sequence ATGAATAATATCGGTTCCGGCACCCCGCAGCCGTTTACCCCCGTGGATGAACTTTCCTACGAGGCCGCCCGCGATGAGCTGGTGGAGATTGTCAAGATTTTGGAGCTGGGCCAGATGAGCCTCGATGAATCCCTGGCGTTTTGGGAGCGCGGCGAGGCGCTGGCCAAGCGTTGCGAGGAGCATTTGGCCGGGGCCCGCGCCCGCGTCGAGGAGGCGATTGGGCGGGCGGAGGCCGATTAG
- the metS gene encoding methionine/alanine import NSS transporter subunit MetS: MSGIAIMMMVLFIVVIWGGLIVSILALRRNPDEMSGELGTSEYATDDVLISHEHDH; the protein is encoded by the coding sequence ATGAGTGGCATCGCAATTATGATGATGGTCCTGTTTATCGTGGTGATCTGGGGTGGCCTCATCGTGAGCATCTTGGCGTTGCGCCGCAACCCGGACGAAATGTCCGGCGAACTGGGCACCTCGGAATACGCTACCGATGATGTGTTGATCTCACACGAACACGATCACTAA
- a CDS encoding sodium-dependent transporter, translated as MAESPRREVFSTRIAFLLAAIGSAVGLGNIWRFPYVAYDNGGGAFLVPYLVALLTAGIPLLFLDYTLGHRFRGSAPLVFRRVKSWAEPIGWVQVGISFFITIYYAAIIAWAGLYTVKSFNMAWGDNPQDYFLKDFLQMDPSVTFSFSIVPQIAVALALVWVLAIVVLAMGVDEGIGKVSKIFMPILTALFIIVVLQALFLPGAAAGLNAFFTPDWGALSNPSVWVAAYGQIFFSLSVGFGIMLTYSSYLKPRTNLTGTGLVTAFANSSFEVLAGIGVFAALGFMAFQQNTEVQDVATSGIGLAFFAFPTIINQMALGPIFGVLFFGSLTIAGFTSLFSLLEVVVSAVKDKLNLPRKSTAIAVGVVMGLLSLALFSTTSALVTLDIMDKYTNQIGIVSVALITIVLLDWVMRRIDEFSLHLNAVSSFKVGTVWRICVVNVTTIVLGYTLLQELISLIREPYEGYSMSQLGWYGWGVLAVIGVSSLLLALIPWQNGTSLIGPPGSDFGVDPDSERTIDRPRKYTPRRAAGFAAEQYTDTNGLS; from the coding sequence ATGGCTGAATCACCTCGTCGCGAAGTATTTTCCACCCGCATCGCGTTCCTGCTCGCCGCCATCGGCTCCGCGGTCGGCCTCGGAAATATTTGGCGCTTCCCATACGTCGCTTATGATAACGGCGGCGGCGCGTTCCTTGTCCCCTATCTGGTGGCGCTACTGACCGCAGGTATCCCCCTGCTCTTCCTCGACTACACCCTGGGCCACCGCTTCCGCGGCTCCGCCCCGCTGGTGTTCCGTCGCGTGAAATCCTGGGCGGAACCCATCGGCTGGGTGCAGGTAGGCATCTCCTTCTTTATCACCATCTACTACGCCGCCATTATCGCATGGGCCGGCCTGTACACGGTGAAATCCTTCAATATGGCGTGGGGCGATAACCCGCAGGACTACTTCCTCAAGGACTTCCTGCAGATGGACCCCTCCGTCACCTTCTCCTTCTCCATCGTGCCGCAGATCGCCGTGGCGCTGGCGCTGGTGTGGGTGCTGGCGATCGTGGTCCTGGCCATGGGTGTGGACGAAGGCATCGGCAAGGTGTCCAAGATCTTTATGCCGATCCTGACCGCGCTATTTATCATCGTGGTGCTGCAGGCGCTGTTCCTGCCGGGTGCGGCGGCGGGCCTGAACGCCTTCTTCACGCCCGATTGGGGCGCGCTGTCCAATCCGAGCGTGTGGGTGGCGGCGTACGGCCAGATCTTCTTCTCCTTGTCCGTCGGTTTCGGCATTATGTTGACGTATTCGTCCTACCTGAAGCCCCGCACGAACCTGACCGGCACGGGCCTGGTCACCGCCTTTGCAAACTCCTCCTTCGAGGTGCTGGCGGGCATCGGCGTGTTCGCGGCCCTGGGCTTTATGGCCTTCCAGCAAAACACCGAGGTGCAGGACGTTGCCACCTCCGGTATCGGCCTAGCGTTCTTCGCCTTCCCCACCATTATCAATCAGATGGCGCTGGGCCCGATCTTCGGCGTGTTGTTCTTCGGCAGCCTGACCATCGCCGGCTTTACCTCGCTGTTCTCCCTGCTGGAGGTTGTTGTTTCCGCGGTGAAGGACAAGCTGAACCTGCCGCGCAAATCCACCGCCATCGCCGTGGGTGTGGTCATGGGCCTGCTGTCGCTGGCGCTGTTTTCCACCACCTCCGCGCTGGTCACGCTGGATATCATGGATAAGTACACCAACCAGATCGGCATCGTTTCCGTCGCGCTGATCACCATCGTGCTGCTGGACTGGGTCATGCGCCGCATCGACGAGTTCTCCCTGCACCTCAATGCGGTGTCTTCGTTTAAGGTGGGCACGGTGTGGCGCATCTGCGTGGTCAATGTGACCACCATCGTGCTGGGCTACACCCTGTTGCAGGAGCTTATTAGCCTGATCCGGGAACCGTACGAGGGCTATTCGATGTCCCAGCTCGGCTGGTATGGCTGGGGCGTGCTGGCGGTGATCGGCGTGTCCTCGCTGCTGCTGGCGTTGATCCCGTGGCAGAACGGCACCAGCCTGATCGGCCCGCCCGGCTCGGACTTCGGCGTCGACCCCGATAGCGAACGCACGATCGATCGTCCCCGAAAGTACACCCCGCGCCGCGCCGCCGGTTTCGCCGCCGAGCAGTACACCGACACCAACGGCCTGAGCTAA
- a CDS encoding 4-hydroxy-3-methylbut-2-enyl diphosphate reductase, with translation MTAPKKILLAAPRGYCAGVDRAVETVERALEKYGAPVYVRKEIVHNRYVVDTLAKRGAIFVDETTEVPEGSHLVFSAHGVSPAVHAEARELSLQTLDATCPLVTKVHNEVKRFARAGYQILLIGHEGHEEVEGTAGEAPDVVHLVDGVESVDRLSFPDDEKLVWLSQTTLSVDETMQIVRLLKAKFPHLADPPSDDICYATQNRQVAVKAIAEQCQLMIVVGSQNSSNSKRLVEVALQHGAEASYLVDYATQVDPAWLEGVHTIGVTSGASVPEILVREVLELLAEHGYTNVEEVTTAAEKLVFALPRVLRPADRAKR, from the coding sequence ATGACCGCACCCAAGAAGATTTTGCTTGCTGCACCCCGCGGCTATTGCGCTGGCGTGGATCGCGCAGTGGAAACCGTGGAACGTGCCCTAGAGAAATACGGCGCGCCAGTATATGTACGTAAGGAAATCGTCCATAACCGGTATGTGGTAGACACCCTGGCAAAGCGGGGCGCGATTTTTGTAGACGAAACCACCGAAGTCCCGGAAGGCTCCCACCTGGTGTTTTCCGCCCACGGCGTGAGCCCAGCCGTGCATGCGGAAGCCCGCGAACTATCCCTGCAAACCCTCGACGCCACCTGCCCGCTGGTGACCAAGGTGCACAACGAGGTCAAGCGCTTCGCCCGCGCCGGATACCAAATCCTGCTGATCGGCCACGAAGGCCACGAAGAAGTGGAAGGCACCGCGGGGGAGGCCCCTGACGTGGTACACCTTGTAGACGGCGTGGAATCCGTGGACCGCCTCAGCTTCCCCGACGATGAAAAACTCGTGTGGCTTTCCCAAACCACCCTGTCCGTCGATGAAACGATGCAGATTGTGCGGCTGCTCAAGGCGAAATTCCCGCACCTGGCGGACCCGCCCAGCGACGATATTTGCTACGCCACCCAGAACCGGCAGGTGGCGGTGAAGGCGATCGCCGAGCAATGCCAGCTTATGATCGTTGTCGGTTCGCAAAACTCTTCGAACTCAAAGCGGCTCGTTGAAGTGGCCCTGCAGCACGGCGCGGAGGCCAGCTACCTGGTGGATTACGCCACCCAGGTAGACCCCGCATGGTTGGAAGGCGTGCACACCATCGGCGTCACCTCCGGCGCCTCCGTGCCGGAAATCCTAGTGCGCGAGGTCCTCGAACTGCTTGCCGAACATGGCTATACCAACGTGGAAGAAGTAACCACCGCCGCCGAAAAGCTCGTATTTGCCCTGCCCCGGGTGCTGCGGCCCGCGGATCGGGCGAAACGCTAG
- a CDS encoding DUF4245 domain-containing protein yields MFQDGKDISMTLLVLLVLMLLSVGFTGLCSFNPGAPENGPVRAVDARQFLDLEARAMKFPVRLPEVPEGWTANSARRTSVNQQPAPVIGWVTKDGAYLQLTQTDAPVDKAIKTIKEPSDEVDPVTVAGQSFRHFVPTDGSGDDTWIADLGDVRFIILGTAGDQEFEQLASAAVRAQPIAIS; encoded by the coding sequence ATGTTCCAAGACGGGAAAGACATTTCAATGACCTTGTTGGTCCTGCTGGTGCTCATGCTGCTCTCGGTGGGCTTTACGGGGTTGTGTTCGTTCAACCCGGGGGCACCCGAAAACGGGCCGGTGCGCGCCGTGGATGCGCGCCAATTTCTCGACCTCGAAGCCCGCGCCATGAAGTTCCCCGTCCGGCTGCCCGAGGTCCCGGAAGGCTGGACCGCCAATTCCGCCCGCCGCACCAGCGTGAACCAACAGCCCGCACCTGTGATCGGTTGGGTCACCAAGGACGGCGCCTACCTGCAGCTCACCCAGACGGACGCCCCGGTAGACAAGGCGATCAAGACCATCAAGGAACCCTCGGACGAGGTGGATCCCGTCACCGTCGCCGGCCAATCCTTCCGCCACTTTGTTCCAACCGACGGCAGCGGTGACGATACCTGGATCGCGGACCTCGGCGATGTGCGCTTTATTATCCTCGGCACCGCCGGCGACCAAGAGTTCGAACAGCTGGCCAGCGCGGCGGTGCGGGCGCAGCCGATCGCTATCTCCTAA
- the xseA gene encoding exodeoxyribonuclease VII large subunit, with protein MGAFTHEESEFFKVANTPEHPWPVREVNAKVKSWVERLGHIWVEGQLTQVNMKPSWKLSYLTLRDTEAEASVQVTCATALLRGASLRDGDRVIAYAKPAFYAGRGSFSLWATEIRPVGIGELLARIEQLRKQLAQEGLFDAARKRPLPYLPRCVGLITGRGSAAERDVLSVAKDRWPEVRFEVINTAVQGAGTVPEVIAALETLDANPEVDVIIIARGGGSVEDLLPFSEEALQRAVAAARTPVVSAIGHEPDNPVLDNVADLRAATPTDAAKRVVPDVVAERALIAELRSRSAAALRGWVEREMRGLAGVRSRPVLADPYTPIRRREEEIEQGLRLMRRDIVQLVRRAEAETAALRARIGSLGPAATLARGYAIVQVGADVVTSIEQAPPGSQLRIRVGDGSITAASIGTTPAN; from the coding sequence ATGGGTGCGTTCACCCACGAGGAAAGTGAGTTTTTCAAGGTGGCTAACACTCCCGAACACCCGTGGCCCGTCCGCGAAGTCAACGCGAAGGTGAAGTCTTGGGTCGAAAGGTTGGGGCATATTTGGGTGGAGGGGCAACTCACCCAGGTAAATATGAAGCCCTCCTGGAAGTTGTCGTACCTGACGCTGCGCGATACGGAGGCGGAAGCGAGCGTGCAGGTCACGTGCGCGACGGCGTTGTTGCGCGGGGCGTCGTTACGCGACGGCGACCGCGTGATTGCCTACGCCAAACCTGCGTTCTATGCCGGCCGCGGCTCCTTTTCGTTGTGGGCTACGGAGATTCGCCCGGTGGGCATTGGGGAGCTCCTGGCGCGCATAGAACAATTGCGCAAACAGCTCGCCCAGGAAGGGCTTTTCGACGCCGCGCGCAAGCGGCCGCTCCCCTACCTTCCGCGCTGCGTGGGGCTGATCACCGGGCGTGGTTCGGCTGCGGAGCGGGATGTGCTGAGCGTGGCCAAGGATCGCTGGCCGGAGGTGCGTTTCGAGGTGATCAATACCGCGGTGCAGGGGGCGGGCACGGTTCCGGAGGTGATCGCCGCGTTGGAGACCCTGGACGCAAACCCCGAGGTAGACGTGATTATTATCGCGCGCGGCGGGGGTTCGGTGGAGGACCTGCTGCCGTTTTCGGAGGAGGCCTTGCAGCGCGCGGTGGCCGCGGCCCGCACCCCCGTGGTGTCTGCAATCGGGCACGAACCGGACAATCCGGTGCTGGATAATGTCGCCGACCTGCGCGCCGCCACCCCCACCGACGCCGCCAAGCGCGTGGTGCCCGATGTGGTGGCCGAACGCGCCCTGATCGCGGAACTGCGCTCCCGTTCCGCGGCGGCGTTGCGCGGCTGGGTGGAGCGCGAAATGCGCGGCTTGGCGGGGGTGCGCAGTCGGCCGGTCTTGGCGGATCCATACACGCCCATTCGGCGGCGCGAGGAGGAGATCGAGCAAGGCCTGCGGCTGATGCGGCGGGATATCGTGCAATTGGTGCGGCGTGCGGAGGCGGAAACCGCCGCGCTGCGGGCCCGCATCGGCAGCCTCGGCCCTGCGGCCACATTGGCGCGCGGCTACGCCATCGTGCAGGTGGGCGCCGACGTGGTCACCTCGATCGAGCAGGCGCCGCCGGGCAGCCAGCTGCGCATCCGCGTTGGCGATGGCTCGATCACCGCGGCGTCTATTGGCACAACCCCCGCGAACTAA
- a CDS encoding AI-2E family transporter, with amino-acid sequence MNDKDFRGEATQAFQELEAHDSIDRFEVIAEGMKTFTWWCLRLLVIAATSWVTWYVMSKFWRGLLPIFIALILSSVLWTPTGWMQRRGVPPALSAIITILGTLAFFGGLIGLIAPSIVNQSQTLFFQAFEGVQRLQLWLQGPPLHINGEDLNGWFSDAATWLQQQSGTIAGELFAGLGVASSVLVTIGIVLVLTFFFLKDGPRFMPWLREVTGRRVGWHLTELFTRAWITLAGFIRAQALVSFVDAVFIGLGLALLGVPMALALGTLTFIAGFIPIVGAVVAGALAVMIAFVSHGTTTAFLVLGLVILVQQLEGNILQPMVQSRAMNLHPVVILISVTLGGSLFGIIGAFLAVPTAAMLAVLLRYLSDLIALRSGEKRAADIEFATLVGSLTAQEGEEAGRKMRAARREDTATPSLSRLQDILHVFRS; translated from the coding sequence GTGAACGATAAGGATTTCCGGGGCGAGGCCACCCAGGCGTTTCAGGAGCTGGAGGCGCATGACTCGATTGACCGGTTCGAAGTCATCGCCGAAGGCATGAAAACCTTCACCTGGTGGTGCCTGCGCCTGCTTGTGATCGCGGCCACGTCGTGGGTGACGTGGTACGTCATGAGTAAGTTTTGGCGCGGCCTGCTCCCCATCTTCATCGCTTTGATCTTGTCTTCGGTGCTGTGGACGCCCACCGGCTGGATGCAGCGCCGCGGGGTGCCGCCCGCGTTGTCGGCGATTATTACGATCCTGGGCACGCTCGCGTTTTTCGGCGGGCTGATCGGTTTGATCGCGCCGAGCATTGTGAACCAATCGCAGACGTTGTTTTTCCAGGCCTTCGAGGGTGTGCAGCGCCTGCAATTGTGGTTGCAGGGCCCGCCGCTGCATATCAATGGCGAGGATCTAAACGGCTGGTTTTCCGACGCCGCGACTTGGCTGCAGCAGCAATCCGGCACGATCGCCGGCGAGCTGTTCGCGGGTTTGGGCGTGGCGTCTTCGGTGCTAGTCACCATCGGTATCGTCTTGGTGCTCACGTTTTTCTTCCTCAAGGACGGGCCGCGGTTTATGCCCTGGTTGCGTGAGGTGACGGGCCGCCGGGTCGGCTGGCATCTGACGGAGTTGTTTACCCGCGCGTGGATTACGTTGGCGGGGTTTATTCGCGCTCAGGCACTCGTGTCGTTTGTCGACGCCGTGTTTATCGGCCTTGGGCTGGCATTGCTCGGCGTCCCCATGGCCTTGGCGTTGGGCACATTGACCTTTATCGCGGGGTTTATCCCCATCGTGGGTGCGGTAGTTGCGGGCGCATTGGCCGTAATGATCGCCTTTGTGTCCCACGGGACCACCACCGCCTTCCTGGTCCTCGGCCTGGTGATCCTGGTGCAGCAATTGGAGGGCAATATCCTGCAACCGATGGTGCAATCGCGGGCGATGAACCTGCATCCGGTGGTCATTTTGATTTCGGTGACCTTGGGCGGAAGTTTGTTCGGTATTATCGGCGCGTTCTTGGCGGTGCCCACGGCGGCGATGCTGGCGGTGCTGCTGCGCTACTTGAGCGACCTGATCGCACTGCGCTCTGGGGAGAAACGCGCGGCGGACATCGAATTTGCCACGTTGGTGGGCTCGCTGACCGCACAGGAAGGTGAAGAAGCCGGCCGGAAAATGCGGGCGGCGCGGCGCGAAGACACGGCCACCCCCAGCTTATCCAGATTGCAAGATATCCTACATGTATTTCGCTCCTGA
- a CDS encoding DUF6542 domain-containing protein, whose translation MTQHYRTSPDRLPAAARFGVPVWSATSIIFASLITGALLSMNFKELGAEFLWCFAAGAIVAVLFVEPRGLFITTAQLPFAFGVAMPITAWLVGRMLPGADGPITRTEIITAVYPLTEQFPFLMTVTVITVVIAFARWLLARNAQVRAVRRTAVKQQKVRKINQERAEQASRARTSVRTRRTHRAQSQSSQVTVQELMRQRRAASRHDDLYR comes from the coding sequence GTGACTCAACACTATCGAACCTCGCCTGATCGCCTCCCCGCCGCCGCCCGCTTTGGGGTGCCGGTGTGGTCCGCGACGTCGATAATCTTTGCCTCGCTTATTACGGGCGCGTTGTTGAGCATGAACTTTAAGGAGCTCGGCGCGGAATTCTTGTGGTGCTTCGCGGCCGGCGCCATCGTGGCGGTGCTGTTCGTGGAGCCGCGCGGGCTGTTTATCACCACGGCGCAGCTGCCATTTGCGTTCGGGGTGGCCATGCCAATTACGGCGTGGCTGGTGGGGCGGATGCTTCCCGGAGCGGATGGGCCGATCACGCGCACGGAGATCATTACGGCCGTGTATCCCCTGACGGAACAATTCCCATTCCTGATGACGGTGACGGTGATTACCGTGGTGATTGCCTTCGCGCGCTGGCTGCTGGCGCGCAATGCGCAAGTACGTGCGGTTCGCCGGACGGCCGTCAAGCAACAAAAGGTGCGCAAAATCAACCAGGAACGCGCGGAGCAGGCCAGCCGGGCGCGCACCTCGGTACGGACCCGCCGCACGCATCGCGCACAATCCCAATCTTCCCAGGTGACGGTGCAGGAATTGATGCGGCAACGGCGGGCGGCCTCGCGGCACGACGACCTATATCGCTAG